In the Phaeobacter piscinae genome, GGTGATCACGACTTTCTCGTCGCTCTCAATGAGGTTGCCGCCCTTCTCAACCATCTTGGTGCAGGTGACTTCCCAATGGGTGCCATTCCAGTGGAAGTCGTCGGCCTGCAGCTTGCGGTGGATCTCAACGCCGCGCTGACGGGCGCCCTTGGCCATCGCCTGGGTCACATCGGCGGGGTTAATATAGCCATCTTCGGTGTGGTAGATCGCACCTTTCAGGTCGCCAGTCTCAATGAGCGGCCAGCGTTCCTTGATCTGATCCGGGGTCAGCCATTCGTAGTCGACATCGCAGGTCTCGGCGGTGGAGGCATAGAGCATATATTCATCCATGCGATCCTGAGTCTGCGCCATCCGCAGGTTGCCCACCACGGCAAAGCCTGCGTTGAGGCCGGTTTCTTCCTCAAGGGTCTTGTAGAAATCGACCGAGTATTTGTGAATATGGGTGGTCGCATAGGACATGTTGAACAGCGGCAGGAGACCCGCCGCGTGCCATGTCGAACCGGAGGTCAGCTCATCACGCTCAATCAGCATGACGTCGTCCCAGCCTGCTTTGGCAAGGTGATAGGCAATCGAGGTGCCGACAGCGCCGCCGCCGACGACCAATGCTTTGACTTGGGTTTTCATGGGCCCGCTCTCCGGAAAATGATGACTCGTTTGCAGGGAGTTATGCCCCGCCTGCAGATTTTGCGCCAAATCCATCCGACCCAAAACATGACAAAACCGACCTAGCGTCGCCCGGAATGCAGGTTTCTGCCCGCCCCCTGTCGGTTTTCGCGGTCATGACCGCGATTTGCAGCTCGGGTTTGCACAGACAACGCTGCGCATGGCTTTGGTCCGGTCGGGGCACTGCCCTGCCGGAGTATCGGTCTCTTTGGCTCTGCTGCAGCCGATTGCTCGGGGCTGATATCCAGCCAGAATTCCAAGCCATAAGAAGTGGCGGCGCCGCCGGAAGCGGAGGTGGGACGGGGCTGTCGACCCCGCACGCTGAACGTCGGTTGTGCGTGCCCCTGCCAAGGGCCCTGTTCCAAAGTGCCGGGGATGTCAGTCCCGGCGGTGATCGCGATCAGCTCAGATCATGACAGTTTCAGATTGGACAAAGGTAAGCCCACCGTGCGGCGGCTTCGCAACGGGCCGCCTTCTGCTCCTGCAAGGGCAGCGCCGTGAGTATTTCAGGAAAGGTGACAGAGCGAGGTCCGTCCTGTCACCTTTCTCTAAATACTCAAATTCCGACGTCAGACTGGCGCGCTGTGCTGTCGGCAGGCAGACCTCAAATCTCCAGGATCTTACCGGGATTGAGGATATTCTCAGGATCCAGTGCCGCCTTGATCGCGGCCATATAGCGGGTGGTCTCGCCCAACTCCTGCTTGAGATAGGGGCGTTTGCCCTGACCGATACCATGTTCCCCAGTGCAGGTGCCCTCCATTGAGATCGCCAACTCATTCAGCCAGCCGACATAGACATCGGCGGCCGCCCGTTCTGCGTCGCTGTCCATGTCGATCAGCAGCAACGCGTGGAAATTGCCATCGCCGACATGGCCGACCATAGGCGCAAGGAGACCCATCTCTTCGGCTTTCGCGCGCGCGGCGCTGACACAGTCGGCCAGTTTGGAGATCGGCACACAGACGTCGGTGGAAATCCCCTTGGCACCGGGCCGCAGCTGCAGGCTGGCCCAATACATATCATGGCGCGCCTGCCAGAGCTTGCTGCGCTCCTCTGCGGTGGAGGTCGCCGCGATATCAAAGCCACCGAACTCCTCCGCGATCTGGGCAAAGATCTCCGTCTGTTCCACCACGCCGGCATCCGAGCCGTGGAACTCCAGCAGCAGGAGCGGCATTTCCGGCAGATCAAGGCCGGAATAGGCGTTGGCGGCGCGCACGCTCATGGCATCCAGAAGTTCGATCCGGGCCACCGGAATACCGTATTGGATGGTCATCATCACCGCGCGGCAGGCGTCATCCACGCTGCGAAAGGCACAGCGCGCGGAGCGGATCGCCTCCGGGATGCCCTGCAGGCGCAGGGTCAGCTCGGTGATCAGACCCAGCGTGCCTTCGCTGCCGACCAGCAGGCGGGTCATATCGTAGCCGGCGGAGGATTTCTTGGCCCGCTGCGCGGTGCGGATCACCCCGCCGTCCGCCATCACCGCCTCAAGCGCCAGCACATTGTCCTTCATCGTGCCATAGCGCACCGCATTGGTGCCGGAGGCGCGGGTCGCGGCCATACCGCCGAGCGAGGCATTGGCGCCGGGATCAATCGGGAAGAACAGGCCCTGATCGCGCAGGAATGTATTGAGCTGCTCGCGGGTCACCCCCGGCTGCACCACCACATCAAGGTCTTCGGCATGAACGGCAAGGATCTTGTCCATCCGCATCATATCAACGCAAATCCCACCGGCGGGGGCGTTCACATGGCCCTCCAGCGAGGTACCGGTGCCATAGGGTATCACCGGAACGCCGTAGTCGGCACAGGTTCTGACGATTTCCGCCACGTCTTCGGTGGAGGTCGGAAAGACCACCGCATCCGGCGGCTGATTGGTGATCCAGGTGGTGGTGTGGCCATGCTGTTCGCGGATCGCCTGCCCCGTTTGCAGCTGCTCACCAAAGCGTTGTTTCAACACGTCAATCGCCGCGTTGATACCGGCCTCGTTGCGCGGCAATGTTGTGGCCTGAACCATGGCAGCCTCCCTCTGGAAAATTCACCCGGCAACCATAGGCATCGCGCCCCGAGGTCAGCAATACCCAGAACCCCGTAGCGCTGGTGCTGCCCGGCCATCGGACCGGACAGCAGCAGATGTTATCCGCCCAGGGCGATGCCTTCGCGGCGGGGATCTGCGCCGCCTTTCAGCCCGTCCCCGATCTCGATCACATGCAGACCGGAGGTCAGGTCGCGGGCATTGACCTCAAACCCCATATCAGTGAGCGGCTGGGTCATATCCTCGGCGCTTGTGCCTGCCTCCACATCATAGGTGCCAAAGCGGTTCACCGCATGGGGCAGCGCCACGGCCTCTTGCACATCCATGCCCCAGTCGGCCCAGGCGATGATGGTCTTGGCGACATAGCCGATGATGCGGCTGCCACCCGGGGAGCCAACAGCCAGCGCTGGTTTGCCATCCTTCAGCACAATGGTGGGCGCCATGGAGGAGCGTGGACGTTTGCCCGGTTCCAGCCGGTTGGCAATCGGCACCCCGTCGCGATGGGTGCGGAAGGAGAAATCTGTCAGCTCATTGTTCAAAAGGAACCCAGCCGCCATCAGCCGCGAGCCAAAGCCGTTTTCGATGGTGGTCGTCATCGACAGCACGTTGCCATATTGATCGACGATGGAGATATGCGAGGTCGAGGGCAGTTCAATCGACTCATCATCGCTGAACAGCAGCGCATGGTCGAACTCCGGCGCGCCTGCGTTCACCTCCGGCAGGGCGTCATCGCCGCTGAGCAGCGTCGCGCGGGTGTCGAGGTAATCCTGCGCCACCAGCCCCTGTGTCGGCATCGGCACAAAGTCGCTGTCGGCCATGTACCGCCCCCGGTCGGCAAAGGCGAGGCGCGAGGCATCGCCGATCAACCGCCAGGCATCGGGGTTCTCTGCGCCCAATTCCGCCAGATCGTAATTGCCGAGCATACCGAGGATCTGCCCAACCGTCAGCGCACCGGAGGACGGCGGTCCCATGCCGCAGGCCTCATAGGCGCGATAGGTGACGCAGACGGCGGGGCGTTCCTTCACCTGATAAAGCGCCAGATCCATCGCGGATAGGACGCCGGGGTTGCCCTCGGCCTGGCGCACCGCACTGGTGATCGCCTCCGCTACGGGACCGGCATAGAACCCGCGCGCGCCCTCTGCTGCGAGGCGGCGCAAGGTGTCGGCGTAGGCGAGGTTCTTCAGCGTGCTGCCCACCGCCAGCGGCGTGCCACCGGGCAGGAAGTAATCGGCGGTCTCTGACCAGCGCGACAGGCGGTCGGCATCTTTTTCGATCAGACCGGCCAGCCGGGGCGAGACGGCAAAGCCATCTTCCGCCAAGTCAATGGCTGCGGTGAACAGGCCGGGCCAGGCGGCGCGCCCCCAGCGCCGGTGCGCCGCTTCTAGCAGGGCAGGTGTTCCGGGGGTCCCGACAGAGCGGCCACCGACGACGGCATCGTAGAACTTGAGCGGCTCGCCTGCGTCATCCTGAAACAGTGTCGGCGTGGCTGCCAGCGGCGCGGTTTCACGGCCATCCAACGTTGTCACCTCGCCCGTGGCTGCGTCATACCAGACCAGAAATGCCCCGCCGCCCAGGCCTGAGGATTGCGGCTCCACCAATCCCAGAACGGTTTGCACTGCCACCATGGCATCCGCCGCAGTCCCGCCCGCGCGCAGAACCTCGGCGCCGGCTGCAACCGCATGTGGATTGGCGGCGGCAACCATCCAGTTCTCAGCCTCGACCGGGGTGCCATCGGATTTGGCCTGAATGGCTGCAGCGACCGCGTCGCTGATCGCCGCAAACCCGGCATCTGCGGTTTCTGCCGCGCCCTCAGGTGCCACGGCATCTGCCGCCTCCTGTGCCCAAGCGGGTGTTGCTGCCAGCAATATGCCGGCCCAGAACAGATGTTTCATAACGTCGCCTCCCTCAAAAATGACGGGCTGCGTCAGCAACCCTAGAGCATGGACGGCACGACCTGATCCGGTGGCCGGTGGCCGTCCTCGAATGTCTTGATATTCAAAAGAACTTTTTCGCCCATCTCCAGGCGACCTTCGAGTGTGGCAGACCCCATATGCGGCAGCAGCACGACGTTTTCCAACTCGCGCAGGCGCGGGTTGATGTCGGTGCCATGCTCATAAACATCGAGACCTGCCCCGGCGATCTCACCGGCGCGCAGCATCCGCGTCAGCGCATGTTCGTCGATCACCTCGCCGCGCGAAGTGTTGACGATCACCGCATCGGGTTTCATCAGCTTCAACCGCCGGGCGTTCATCAGATGGAAGGTCGAGGGCGTGGAGGGGCAATTGATGGACAGCACATCCATCCGCGCCACCATCTGGTCAAGGCTTTCCCAATAGGTGGCCTCAAACCGGTCCTCAATCTCGGGGCGCAGGCGGCGACGGTTGTGGTAATGGACCTGCATGCCAAAGGCACCGGCCCGTTTGGCGACCGCTTGCCCGATGCTGCCCATGCCGAGAATCCCCAGACGCCGCCCGGCCAGACGCCCGCCCAGAAGAGCGGTGGGCGACCAGCCCTGCCAGTCCCCTTTCTGCATGATTGCCAGACCTTCGGGGATGCGGCGCACCACGGCCATGATCAGGGCCATGGCCATATCCGCCGTGTCATCGGTCAGGACACCCGGCGTGTTGGACACCAGAATGCCACGCTGGCGCGCCGTTGCCACATCGATGTGATCGACCCCGGCACCGTAGTTGGCAATCAGTTTCAACCGGTCTCCGGCCTGTGCCAGCAAGGCGGCATCGATGCTGTCGGTCACCGTCGGCACCAGCACATCGGCATCCTTCAGCGCTGTGGCCAGCTCGGCCCGGCTCATCGGTGTGTCGTCCTCGCGCAAGCGCACATCGAACAATTCGCTCAACCGGGTTTCAACCGGCTCCGGCAACCGTCGCGTTACGACAACACTCAGACGTTCTCTTGCCACTGCTGCTCTCCCTCGGCTTTGCAATCTCTCTGGCCTCATGGCATCGTGGCTCAGGACGCGGGCAGGCACAAGAACCATCCCGCGCCTCGGCCCATCTGACGCGGCTTTCTTTTTCAGACCTCATCGCACCCGGACATCAGATCAGGGGCGGGTCGGCAGAAAATGCAGTGCGTTCAGGTTGGTCAGGCAGGTAACAGGCAGCAAAAAGAAGAAGCGAGCAGGCAGTGAACATTTCGGCATCTTATCTGCGGTCCCGGCTGGCCGTGGTCGCCATGATCATGATTGCAACAACCGGTGCGATGATCCCGCATGAAGGCGCCGCGCGAGATGAGCGCGGCCCGGTGACCAATCTGCCGCTGCCGCGTTTCGTGTCAATGAAGGCCGCTGAGGGCAATGTGCGCCGTGGCCCTTCCCTGACCCACAAGATCGACTGGGTGTTCAAACGGCGTGGCATGCCGCTGGAGATCACCGCCGAATATGGCCATTGGCGTCGGGTGCGTGATCGCGATGGCGCCGGTGGCTGGGTGCATTATGCGCTGCTGTCCGGTGCCCGGACCGTGCTGATCGAAGAGGACATGCTGACGGTGCACGCCCGCCCCGACAGCGGCGCGCCGGTCACGGCCGCCTTTGAACTGGGCGTGGTGGCCCGACTGGGCAAATGCGAGGTCAGCTGGTGTTCGATTTCGGCCGGCGGCTATCGCGGCTGGGCGCCCAAGGAGAAGCTCTGGGGCGTGGCCCCGGAGGAGCTGCGCGACTGAGCCATTCGGCCATCAGCCGCGATCGTCGGCGGGGCGGATTGCAAGGCTGGTGCCGCCAAGATCGCGAAAGCTTTTCTGCCGACAGGAAAACACCAGAATTTGCAGATCATTGGCCTGAAGCGTCAGCGCATCAAACAGCGCCTCAATGCGGGCATCATCGGTATAAACAAGCGCGTCATCCAGTATGACCGGGATGCCTTGGCCGGATTTGGCCAGCAACCGGGCAAAGGCCAGCCGCACCATCAGCGCCAATTGTTCCTGCGTGCCGCCTGACAGCTGGGTCAGCTGCTCCTCTGCCGCGCCGCGCGCCAACTGACTGGGCAGCACGCTGTCGGCATCGACCTGCACCTCCGCCTCAGGCCAGAGGCGACGCAGCAGCGGCGTCAGCTCGGCCATCAGAGGTCCCAGATATTGCGCCTGCGCGCCCGCCTGCGCGGCCTCCAGCGCCTGATCGAGACGACGCAGGGTGGCAACCTCGAACTGCAGAGCCTTCTGTCGGGCCTCCGCGACGGCCAGCTGGTCGGTCACCTCGGCCAGCTCTTCCTCAACCGCGTGGCTGGCATGGGCGCTGATGCGCGCGTCCAAGACGGCCAGATCGCGCGCCAGATCCTGCAATCGGGTCTGTGAGGCCTCTACAACCGAGCGGGCCCGCTGACAGGCGGCGCGGGCCTGTTCCAGATCCGGGGCGGCAGCGATCAGGCGGGCATCTTCGGCCCGAGCCTCAGCAACGGTCTGATCCAAGGCAGGCATCTCGGCCCTCAGGGCGGCCAACTCTGTTGTGGCGGCTTCCGTCTCTCCGAGGGCCTGCGTGGCGCGGTCGAGATCGGCCTCCGCCGCTTTGGCCTCGGCCAGGGCGCCATGTGCGGATTGCTGGGCGGCGCCCTCCTCGATGCGGGCTTTGGCGAGATCGGCCTCCGCCTGTGTCTGACCGGCCTCCGCCTCCGCCAGTGCGGCCTCCAGCGTGGTGCGATCCGGCAGCGGATCGCAGGGGGGCTGCGGGTCTGCATCACCGGGCAGGGCCGCAATCGCCGCAACCAGCGCCTCGCGCCCCTCGGAGGCAAGTGCGCGCTGGGTGGCTTCGCCTTCCTTCAGCCGGGCGGTGGCGGCAAGGCGCGCCTGATGGGCGGCACGGGCCTGTGCCAATGTCTCAAATTCCAGCTGATCAAGGGCCGTTGCCAGCGCGGTTTCGGCCTCAGATACCGCCCCTGCCGCCTCACTGCGGGCAGGATGCAGCGTGACTGTGGCAAGGCCCGGAACCTCCAGCTCACCACCGTCCGGCAAGGCAATCTCATCCCCCTCATCGAAGGTCTCACCGTTGAGGCGCAGCGTTGTGGTGTTGCCCGGCAGGTAGCGGACGCTGAGTGCCGCCGCAGAGGCGGTGCGGGCGTGCTGCGCCAGGGTGACAGCCTGGGCCAGATCCTCCAACCGGACGAGTGCATCCGCATCAACACCCTGCCCGGCCTGCTGGCGATCCTTGGCAAGACGTGCCTGAAGCGCATCAAACTGTGCCAGACGTTCGCTCAGCTCCGTGCGTCGCAACTGCGCCTGTTCTGCGGCCTCAGACCGCAGGGCGGCGGCCACGGATTTCCGCGCCTGGGCGACGCTTTCGCGGGCCTGCCCTGCCCTGCTCTCCGCCTCTTTCAACTCTTGGGCCGCCTGCGCGGCCTGCTCTGCGGTACTGTCGCGCCGTTCTGCCGCCTGCGTTAGCGCGGTGGTGGCGCGGGCGTGATCGGCAAGGCGTTCGGCCTGTGTCTCGATCCGCGCCGCCTGCCCGTCGCGTTGCAAAACAGCGAGATCAAGCGCGCGGCGGGCCTGTTCACATTTCTCGCGGTGACGTTCAGCAGCGGCCAGCGCGGTTTCGGCCTGGTTCAGCCGGGACTGGCGGGCGGTAGTTTCCTCCGGCGCAGCAAGCTCCGCCTGTTCGCGCCGCAGGAGGTGCCGCTGGTCCAGCAGCTGACGCAAATCAGCGACCTGCCCGGCCAAGGCATCGCGCTGTTCAGAGAGCGCGGCCACGCGGCCCTCCACCTCGGCGAGCGGGCCACCCTTGCGCGTGCCACGGCTGGTAACCATGCGATCCAGATCGCTGCGCAGGCGGCGGCGCAGGCGTTCTATCTGCTGCCCGCCAGTCACGGCCTCGACCTCACCGCTGAGGGAGGACATCAGATCGCGCCGCGCCTCCAGCGTGTCCTTGGCATCGGCAAAATCCGTCAGCCCCTGCCGCAGCCAGAGCATGCCGACCGGCCCGTCCCTGGGCGGGGCAATGAGGTCGCGCAGCCAGGCTTCCGCCGCGTCGGCCTGATGCAGGAGCCCCCCCTCGCGCCAAATGCGCGCGGTGCCTTTGCCTGCGGATTTGGTAAAGCTCTTGGCGATACGAAAATGACTGCCCTGATGGGTCAGCTCAACCTCGATCTCAGGATCGCCACCCGCATGCGGGGCCAGCGCGCGTACCTCTTTGTCCCACGATTTCGCATCCTTGAAGAACAGCGCATGCAGAGCGTCAAAGATGGTGGATTTGCCCTGCTCATTCGGCGCGCTGAGCAGGTTGAGACCGGGGCCGATGCCGGTGATTTCCACCGGATCGACAAAGCGGCGCACATTGGTCATGCGAATGGAGGTGAGCTTCATTCCGCGCCCTCCCGCACGGCGGTATAGAGCCGGTTCAGCGCGGCGGCGGCCACATCGCGGGCCTCCTCGGCGAGGGCGCTGTTCTGACTCTCAGCCATCAGGAGCTCAGCCGCAGCGCGCAGCGCGCCGGTGGTGGCAATCTGATCCAGATCCTCGGCCCGGTGTTCAATGCGCAAGTCATCCCCATCAAGGCTGAGGTGGCAAAACGCCGGAGCCTGCTCTGCCACAAAACCCGACAGCTGCATGTGTTGATCTGCGGTGACCCAGCCGCGCGCGCGGATGCGGATCAGACAATTGGGCCAGTCCTGCGGATCATCCGGCAGCGCCTCTCTGATGAGGGCGCCGATATCCTGCCCCGGCGCCAGCTCAAGCGTGAGATCCTGCCAGTGGTATTGTCCCACCTCAACCGGGCGCAGCTGTGGCGGCTGGCCCGGTCCCGGCAGGTCCACCAGCAAGCAGCTGCCGCGCCCCGGATGTTTGAACCGATCCCGTTCCGGCGTGCCGGGGTAGCGGCTGTGGCCATTCAGGGTGAAATCACCGTGCCAATCCCCCAGCGCCAGATAATCCAGCCGAGCGCTGCTGGCGCGGTTGGTGGCAATTGTCTCGGCCCCGTTCTGATCTCGGTCGAAATCCAGCACGGCCCCATGGGCCAGACCGATCCGCAGATGTCCCTCCGGCGTCTCGGCGCTGTCCATCCAGATGGTGCGATCCTGTCCGGCGAAACGACGTTCGCAGGGCGCGGGCAGCAGCGTGACCCCGGGCGCGATTTCAACCGGCGTGGGCTGCATCAGCAGATGCACGTTCTGCGGCGCGTGGCGCGCCATTTCCGCCCAAAGCGGCTCTGCCGCGCCGCTGTCGTGGTTGCCGGGAATGATCCACCATTGCACCGGATCCGCTGCCGCCATCGCCGCCAGCGCCTGCCGGATCACCCGCGCCGACGGGGTTTCGGTATCAAACAGATCCCCCGCGATCAGCACATGGCCCGCGCCTTCTGTTGTCGCGATCCCGACCAGCCGGGACAGGATGCCCATCCGAGCCTGTTGCAGCGCGGCGCGGGTTTCCTCATCGAACTGGCCAAACCGCTTGCCCAGATGCAGATCAGAGGTGTGCAGCAGGCGCAGGCTGGTCATGCGGGGCAAGATCCTTTGAAGCGGTCGGTTGAGTTGGGTGGATTGCAGGAGTGACAGAGCCGCGCCGGGGCGTCAACGCCGACCCGGCGCAAGCGTCGCAGGCGCGCGCACAAAGGGGCGGGCGCCCCCATTGACAGAGGGTGGCTGGCACGGCAAAAATGTTGGATATTTTGCAAAATAGGGATCAAAGCATGTTTGGTCGGCGCGCACAGTCGGAGGAAGACACGGTTGTTGCTGTGCTGGCCGCAGCGCTGCGGCGGGACATTTCCTTTGGTGTGCTGCGACCGGATCAGAAGCTGAAGATTGAGGCGCTGCGTCAGAGTTACGGCGGTTCCAACCACTCCATGCGCGAAACCCTGCGGATGCTCAGCGCCGAGGGGCTGGTGGAGGCCACCGCCCAGCGCGGCTTTCGCGTGACCTCGGCCACCGAGGATGATCTGCGGGACATTCTGTTCATGCGGCTGGAGGTGGAGCGGCTGGGTCTGCGGCTGGGTCTGGCGCGCAGCGATGTACAATGGGAGGGCCGGGTACTGGCCGCCCACCATGCGCTGCGCCGCACCGAAGAGGCCCTGCTGAACGAAGCCAATGATGCGCTGGCGCTGGACTGGGATATGGCCTGCCGGAGCTTTGCCGCAGTGCTGGTGGAGGCCGCGCACTCGCCCCGGCTGTCGGATATGCAACTGAAATTCTACGACCAGTCGCGCCGGTTCCGTCTGGCGCTTCTGCGGGAGGGACGGTTGGATTTCGCCACCCGTGCAGAGCAACAACAGGCGCTGGTCGAAGCGATTCTGGCGCGCGACACAGAGGCCGCCGTGGCGGCGCTGGAGACCTATGTGACGGGTGACATGATGACAGGGACGAGGGGCGTCTGACGCTGCCACAAAGGAACCGCGAACGCTACGGGCCGGATTGGTCCGGAACGACAATCACGAAGAGGGAGGATTAAGACATGACCCATTGGACACGCCGCCGCACGCTTGCGGCCCTTGGCAGTGCGGGCGCCGTTGCGGGGCTGGCCACACCGGCGCTGGCGAGCAAGCGGAAAATCGTGCTGGGGGCATTGCGCTTCACCAGCCATTCGGCGAGCTTTATCGCGCAGGAACGTGGCTATTTCGCCGATGCCGGGCTGGATGTGGAACTGCGGTTTTTCCAGGCGGCCTCGCCGATGTCGGTGGCAATTGCCTCTGGCGATGTGGACTATGCGATCACAGCGATGTCGGGCGGTCTGATCTCCCTTGCCAATCGCGGCGCGATCAAGGTGATCGGCGGCGCCCTCTCGGAAGAGCCGGGCATTGACGGGCAGAAAATCCTGGTCTCCGATGCGGCCTATCAGGCGGGCATCACCAGCCCGGCGGCGCTGGAGGGTAAGAGCTTCGGCATGACCACGGCCGGATCATCCTTCCATTACATGGGATCACGTATGGCGCAGAAGGAAGGCGTGTCGCTGTCCTTCAAGCCGCTGCAAAAAGTCGGGGCCATCATCGGCGCGCTGAAATCCGGCCAGATTGATGCCTGGTCCATCGTGCCGCATATCGCGAAACCCCTGGCGGGATCGGGTGCGGTGCATATCATTGGCGATGTGGCGGACTATCTGCCCGACTATCAGGTGACGACGGTGTTTACCTCGGCCCAGAACGCCAGCGGGGAACAGCAGATGACCCACGATTTCCTGAGCGCCTACAGCCGCGGGGTGGCCGACTACAACGCCACCATGATCGACCGGGCCAGCGGTGATGCGGGCGTCGATCAGATGGTCGATCTGATCCACAAATATGTCTATGCCGACCGCCCCCGTGACAAAGCGGCCAAGTCGATCATCAACGGCACTATGCGCCTGAACGAAGGCGCCGCGATGAACACCAAATCGCTGGCGGATCAGCTGGCCTGGTTCCAGGCGGAGAAGCTGGTGGATGCCGATATCTCGCTGGAGACGATCATCGACCCCAGCTACGTCGACAGTATCGGCTAATTCTGCGGCCGGGGCGCCCTGCCCCGGCGAATCCTCTTGCGGAGCAACATCATGGATATTCGCCTGTCAGCGGTGGGTCATGCCTATGACAATGTCGCGGTGCTCAGCGACATCACGCTGGATATTCCCAGCGGCAAGATCGTCTGCATCGTCGGCCCCTCGGGCTGTGGCAAATCCACCCTCTTGCGGTTTATCGGCGGGCTGGAGCGGCCCGCGGCGGGCGAGGTGTTGCAGGTGGGGCAACCGCCGGAGGGCTGTCTCAATCCGCTGACATATGTGTTTCAGGACTTTGCCCTGCTGCCCTGGCGCACGGTCAGGGGCAACATCAGTCTGGTGCTGGAGGATCACGGCATTCGCGGCACGGCAGCGGCGCGGATCATCGACGATGTGCTGGCGCGCACCAAGCTAAGCGAATTCGCCGGGGCGCTGCCCAAGCAGCTGTCGGGTGGTATGAAGCAGCGGGTGGCGATTGCGCGGGCGCTGGCGGTGAACCCGGCAGTGATGCTGATGGATGAGCCGCTGTCGGCACTGGACAGTCAAACCCGTGAATTGCTGATGGATGATCTGGTGGCGCTGTGGACACGCACGCCCTTCACTGCGGTCTATGTCACCCATAACCTGGCCGAAGCGGTGCGGCTGGGCCATGCCATCGTGGTGCTGTCCCGCCGCCCCGGCCAGATCCGCGAGATAGTGCACCTGGACACTCCGTTGGCCGAACGCGCGTTCGGCGATGCGGATCTTGAACAAAAACAGAAATACCTGTGGCAGCTGATGCGTGACGAGGCGCGGGCGGCAGATGCGGAGCTGATGAATGTCTGACACCCGGATAGCCGCAGTCCAGCCTGCCCCCAGCACGGAAGCGCCCCACCAGCATGCGCCGGTGCGCCCAGTGCAGTTTCGCGGCGGCGGCTTTGCCCCGCGTGGGGCCCGCTGGGTGGGCGCGCTCGTTTTCGTGCTGTTGCTGGTGCTGGCAGAACTGGGCACCCGTCAGGGCTGGATCTCCAACCTGACCCTGCCGCGCCCAAGTGACGTGCTGGCCACATTGGGGGAGCTTTATGCCTCCGGCCTGCTGTGGACCCATGTCAGTGTCTCGCTGTCGCGGCTGGTGGTTGGCGCCGCCCTTGGGGCCAGTGTCGGCATTGGGGTCGGGCTGATGATCGGCCTGTTTTCCTATGTCCGCGCAGGGCTGGTGCCACTGGTGGCTGCGCTGTTCCCGATCCCGAAAATCGCACTGCTGCCGCTGTTTGTGATCTGGTTCGGCATTGATGAGGGGTCGAAATATGCGCTGATCGCCTTTGGCACGTTCACCCCCACCGTGGTGGCAACCTATGGCGCTGTGGACAATGTCGACCGGTCGCTGATCCGCATGGGGCAGAGTTTTAACCTGTCGTGGCTGTCGATTGTGCGCAAGATCGTGCTGCCGGGTGCGATGCCGGGTATCCTGTCCGGACTGCGCATTAGCCTGGCGATTGCCATTATCCTGCTGGTGGCCGCTGAAATGCTGGGCGCGGAACATGGCATCGGCGCGTATATTCTGGAGGCCGGATCGCTCTATGATCTGGAACGGTTGTTTGCCGGGGTTGCGATCCTGTCGGTGCTCGGCGTGGTGGTCAGCAGCCTGATCGGCCTGATTGAACGCCGCCTGCTGCGCTGGCGCAGCTGAGCAGGTCCCCGTTTTCGAGTCGCGGCAGGCCCGTGCTTGTTGCGGCTCCAAAACCGGAAAAACTGCCACTATAGGCAGCAAAACACCCCAATAATCTCAAAAGCGCGGCAATCTGCACCCTACAAAGGCGCTGCTGGCAATTGCGCCCGCGCGCCAGCTGATTTACACGGGGGGCCATATGAATGGCTGTTGTCCTTGCGGGCCGCCGGTC is a window encoding:
- a CDS encoding FAD-binding oxidoreductase produces the protein MVQATTLPRNEAGINAAIDVLKQRFGEQLQTGQAIREQHGHTTTWITNQPPDAVVFPTSTEDVAEIVRTCADYGVPVIPYGTGTSLEGHVNAPAGGICVDMMRMDKILAVHAEDLDVVVQPGVTREQLNTFLRDQGLFFPIDPGANASLGGMAATRASGTNAVRYGTMKDNVLALEAVMADGGVIRTAQRAKKSSAGYDMTRLLVGSEGTLGLITELTLRLQGIPEAIRSARCAFRSVDDACRAVMMTIQYGIPVARIELLDAMSVRAANAYSGLDLPEMPLLLLEFHGSDAGVVEQTEIFAQIAEEFGGFDIAATSTAEERSKLWQARHDMYWASLQLRPGAKGISTDVCVPISKLADCVSAARAKAEEMGLLAPMVGHVGDGNFHALLLIDMDSDAERAAADVYVGWLNELAISMEGTCTGEHGIGQGKRPYLKQELGETTRYMAAIKAALDPENILNPGKILEI
- the ggt gene encoding gamma-glutamyltransferase, with amino-acid sequence MKHLFWAGILLAATPAWAQEAADAVAPEGAAETADAGFAAISDAVAAAIQAKSDGTPVEAENWMVAAANPHAVAAGAEVLRAGGTAADAMVAVQTVLGLVEPQSSGLGGGAFLVWYDAATGEVTTLDGRETAPLAATPTLFQDDAGEPLKFYDAVVGGRSVGTPGTPALLEAAHRRWGRAAWPGLFTAAIDLAEDGFAVSPRLAGLIEKDADRLSRWSETADYFLPGGTPLAVGSTLKNLAYADTLRRLAAEGARGFYAGPVAEAITSAVRQAEGNPGVLSAMDLALYQVKERPAVCVTYRAYEACGMGPPSSGALTVGQILGMLGNYDLAELGAENPDAWRLIGDASRLAFADRGRYMADSDFVPMPTQGLVAQDYLDTRATLLSGDDALPEVNAGAPEFDHALLFSDDESIELPSTSHISIVDQYGNVLSMTTTIENGFGSRLMAAGFLLNNELTDFSFRTHRDGVPIANRLEPGKRPRSSMAPTIVLKDGKPALAVGSPGGSRIIGYVAKTIIAWADWGMDVQEAVALPHAVNRFGTYDVEAGTSAEDMTQPLTDMGFEVNARDLTSGLHVIEIGDGLKGGADPRREGIALGG
- a CDS encoding 2-hydroxyacid dehydrogenase; its protein translation is MARERLSVVVTRRLPEPVETRLSELFDVRLREDDTPMSRAELATALKDADVLVPTVTDSIDAALLAQAGDRLKLIANYGAGVDHIDVATARQRGILVSNTPGVLTDDTADMAMALIMAVVRRIPEGLAIMQKGDWQGWSPTALLGGRLAGRRLGILGMGSIGQAVAKRAGAFGMQVHYHNRRRLRPEIEDRFEATYWESLDQMVARMDVLSINCPSTPSTFHLMNARRLKLMKPDAVIVNTSRGEVIDEHALTRMLRAGEIAGAGLDVYEHGTDINPRLRELENVVLLPHMGSATLEGRLEMGEKVLLNIKTFEDGHRPPDQVVPSML
- a CDS encoding SH3 domain-containing protein; its protein translation is MIMIATTGAMIPHEGAARDERGPVTNLPLPRFVSMKAAEGNVRRGPSLTHKIDWVFKRRGMPLEITAEYGHWRRVRDRDGAGGWVHYALLSGARTVLIEEDMLTVHARPDSGAPVTAAFELGVVARLGKCEVSWCSISAGGYRGWAPKEKLWGVAPEELRD